One stretch of Callospermophilus lateralis isolate mCalLat2 chromosome 11, mCalLat2.hap1, whole genome shotgun sequence DNA includes these proteins:
- the Krt12 gene encoding keratin, type I cytoskeletal 12, whose amino-acid sequence MSLSVRTSGLSRRLSSQSGMSGRPRGISTSSIASGYGGSAYGLGMGYGGGFSAASMFGSSSVFGGGSGSSLAGGLGAGYGGSLGGGFGGGMGMGLGGNLGGGSLVVLSGNDGGLLSGSEKETMKNLNDRLASYLDKVRALEEANADLENKIRDWYETRGTRTADSGSQNDYSKYYPVIEDLRNKIISANIGNAQLILQIDNARLAAEDFRMKYENELALRQTVEADINGLRKVLDDLTLARTDLEMQIENLTEELAYLKKNHEEELLSCRAGGPGEVSVEMDAAPGVDLTRLLNDMRTQYESMAEQNRKDAEAWFLEKSGELRKEISTNTEQLQSSKSEVTDLRRAMQNLEIELQSQLAMKKSLEDSLAETEGGFCYQLSQVQQLIGNLEAQLQQVRADAERQSVDHQRLLDAKARLELEIETYRRLLDGEDQGDGFDENLSVTGSKSQAQSIDSSKDPNKTRKIKTIVQEVVNGEVVSSQVQELEEVM is encoded by the exons ATGTCACTCTCAGTGCGCACCTCTGGGCTGTCTCGGCGGCTGTCCTCTCAGAGTGGGATGTCGGGCAGACCCAGAGGCATATCCACTTCCAGCATTGCAAGTGGCTATGGGGGAAGCGCCTATGGCCTTGGAATGGGCTACGGAGGAGGCTTCTCAGCTGCTTCTATGTTTGGTTCTAGTTCTGTCTTTGGTGGTGGCTCTGGAAGTTCCTTGGCAGGAGGACTGGGCGCTGGCTATGGAGGATCCCTGGGAGGTGGCTTTGGAGGAGGGATGGGGATGGGTTTGGGGGGGAACCTAGGAGGTGGCTCTCTAGTTGTCCTCTCTGGCAATGATGGAGGCCTTCTTTCTGGATCAGAAAAAGAAACCATGAAAAATCTGAATGACAGATTAGCCTCCTACCTGGATAAGGTTCGAGCTCTGGAGGAGGCTAATGCTGATCTAGAAAACAAAATTCGAGATTGGTATGAAACACGAGGGACTAGGACTGCAGACTCAGGGTCACAGAATGATTACAGTAAATACTACCCAGTGATTGAAGATCTCAGGAATAAG ATCATTTCTGCCAACATTGGCAACGCCCAGCTCATCTTGCAGATTGACAATGCCAGACTGGCTGCCGAGGACTTCAGAATGAA GTATGAGAATGAGCTGGCTCTACGCCAGACTGTGGAGGCTGACATCAATGGCCTGCGCAAGGTGCTGGACGATCTGACCCTGGCCAGAACTGACCTGGAGATGCAGATTGAGAACCTGACAGAAGAGCTGGCCTACCTGAAGAAGAACCACGAGGAG GAGCTCCTAAGTTGCCGGGCAGGTGGCCCAGGCGAGGTCAGCGTAGAAATGGACGCTGCACCAGGAGTGGACCTCACCAGGCTCCTCAACGACATGAGGACACAGTATGAATCCATGGCTGAGCAAAATCGGAAGGACGCAGAAGCCTGGTTCCTTGAAAAG AGCGGGGAGCTCAGGAAGGAGATCAGCACCAACACAGAGCAGCTTCAGTCCAGCAAGAGCGAGGTCACCGACCTGAGGCGCGCCATGCAAAACCTGGAGATCGAGCTCCAGTCGCAGCTGGCCATG AAAAAATCCCTggaggactctttggctgaaaccgAGGGTGGCTTCTGCTATCAGCTGTCCCAGGTGCAGCAGCTCATCGGCAACCTGGAAGCCCAGCTGCAGCAGGTGCGAGCAGATGCCGAGCGCCAGAGCGTGGACCACCAGCGCCTGCTGGACGCCAAGGCCCGCCTGGAGCTGGAGATTGAGACCTATCGCCGTCTGCTGGACGGGGAGGACCAAGG tgatggttttgatgaaaatttaTCTGTGACAGGCTCCAAATCTCAAGCACAGTCGATTGATTCATCCAAAG ATCCAAACAAAACCCGAAAAATCAAGACCATCGTGCAGGAGGTGGTGAATGGTGAGGTGGTCTCATCCCAAGTTCAAGAACTTGAAGAAGTAATGTAA